The Megalops cyprinoides isolate fMegCyp1 chromosome 10, fMegCyp1.pri, whole genome shotgun sequence genome window below encodes:
- the si:dkey-199f5.8 gene encoding beta-1,4-galactosyltransferase 3 gives MGTLQSKWRYLVMILGVQLVIMALLSREGYQKRVTYFFRIFRKPDVPPAGPWHNQTGRDVYANLSQLAKVPLQTDELPYCPRKSPLVGGPLRVTFPSGLTLAEVERKNPLVVRGGRYRPPNCEARHRTAIIIPHRNREHHLKFLLYYLHPFLQRQQISYSIYIIHQAGNFTFNRAKLMNVGFREAMREEDWECLFFHDVDLIPEDDRNTYICDAHPKHAAIAMDKFGYKLPYKSYFGGVSALTPLQYLKMNGFPNNYWGWGGEDDDIGIRVSLGGMLISRPALKVGRYKMIKHKLDEGNEMNPRRFNMLAKTRQTWRQDGMNTVEYEVVSRQHLPLYTNITVNIGTDKGLEPYRAPPAPQPAR, from the exons ATGGGCACGCTGCAGTCTAAATGGCGTTACCTGGTCATGATTCTGGGAGTGCAGCTGGTCATCATGGCACTGCTCTCGAGAGAGGGCTACCAGAAGAGGGTGACATATTTTTTCCGGATTTTTCGGAAGCCTGACGTACCTCCAGCAGGTCCCTGGCATAACCAAACGGGGCGTGACGTCTACGCCAACCTGTCCCAGCTGGCCAAGGTGCCTCTGCAGACGGACGAGCTTCCCTACTGCCCCCGCAAGTCCCCGCTGGTCG GTGGTCCGCTACGAGTCACCTTCCCCTCTGGGCTCACCCTTGCCGAGGTGGAGCGGAAGAACCCGCTGGTGGTGCGAGGCGGGCGTTACCGGCCCCCGAACTGTGAAGCTCGGCATCGCACTGCCATCATCATCCCCCACAGAAACCGCGAACACCACCTCAAGTTCCTGCTCTACTACCTGCACCCTttcctgcagagacagcagatcAGCTACAGCATCTACATCATTCACCAG gCGGGAAACTTCACCTTCAATCGGGCCAAGCTGATGAATGTGGGCTTTCGGGAGGCCATGAGGGAGGAGGACTGGGAGTGTCTGTTCTTCCATGATGTGGACCTGATCCCTGAAGACGATCGTAACACCTACATCTGCGATGCCCACCCCAAACACGCTGCCATCGCCATGGACAAGTTTGGCTACAA GCTTCCATATAAGAGTTATTTTGGGGGGGTGTCAGCCTTGACCCCTCTGCAGTACCTCAAGATGAATGGTTTCCCTAACAACTACTGGGGCTGGGGTGGTGAGGATGATGACATCGGAATCAG ggtGTCTCTGGGTGGGATGCTGATTTCTCGTCCTGCTCTGAAGGTGGGACGCTATAAGATGATCAAACACAAACTTGATGAGGGTAATGAGATGAACCCCCGCAG GTTTAACATGCTGGCAAAGACTCGGCAGACGTGGCGGCAGGACGGTATGAACACGGTGGAGTACGAGGTCGTGTCGCGCCAGCACCTGCCCCTCTACACCAACATCACCGTCAACATCGGCACCGACAAGGGCCTGGAGCCCTACCgagccccccccgccccccagcccgcgcgctga